From a single Apium graveolens cultivar Ventura chromosome 2, ASM990537v1, whole genome shotgun sequence genomic region:
- the LOC141692687 gene encoding uncharacterized protein LOC141692687, with product MPTIEATNFKIKPALLTMIQQNQFTGLLSEDPTLYLQRFQQLCSTIKHRGVTADQLKVMLFGFSLRNKAKKWLNDINVTKWNAIAQAFLTDFFPPNITDDLINKMTGGVFLDKGVDDAYSFIANFTTPHFNYRRAPKKGGKLEVEAYSLLSSQLAALTQEIHSLKNSQASTYPPMSINALSYMTPMNNLVYEVCGIQGHMGNECSYNLQNSQKFQMEQANVFQQRQRYNLYSNTYNPGWRDHLNFSYRNNNAQNLPMPNQQKQYQQSYQSSQQQQYRPFQGPMNPPGFQKPPQNYAPQASQDAQLDQTNEMLKLLMQEIKDMKPGSLPSQPTNPKVNVNVIALRSGLTYDGPPMPTVDVTDEKEKETNKDDKVDDVDQKNKGGTEGSKKSENEKIVNVPPLFVRKFPFPRRMNKTKVDQQFGKFMILVKSIEVTVPFTDLIFQVPSYAKFLKDIVIKKRYFGELETVAFTEECSDVLQNKSPPKLKDPECF from the exons ATGCCAACTATTGAAGCAACAAATTTTAAGATCAAACCGGCGTTGCTCACTATGATCCAACAAAATCAGTTTACTGGTCTTCTCTCTGAAGACCCTACACTTTATCTGCAAAGGTTTCAACAACTCTGCTCTACCATCAAACATCGGGGTGTCACTGCAGACCAACTGAAAGTCATGTTGTTCGGGTTTTCTCTTCGTAACAAAGCTAAAAAATGGTTGAATGATATCAATGTAACTAAGTGGAATGCAATTGCTCAAGCTTTCTTAACTGATTTTTTCCCTCCGAATATAACTGATGACTTGATTAACAAGATGACGG GTGGTGTATTTCTAGACAAAGGAGTTGATGATGCATATAGTTTTATTGCAAATTTCACTACTCCTCACTTCAATTACCGAAGAGCACCTAAGAAGGGGGGTAAACTTGAAGTGGAGGCTTATTCTCTTTTATCATCTCAGCTCGCTGCATTAACTCAGGAGATTCATTCATTGAAGAATTCGCAGGCATCTACTTATCCTCCTATGAGTATTAATGCATTGTCATACATGACTCCCATGAATAATCTTGTTTATGAAGTGTGTGGTATTCAAGGCCACATGGGTAATGAGTGCTCATACAATTTACAGAATTCACAAAAATTTCAAATGGAGCAAGCAAATGTTTTTCAGCAAAGGCAGCGGTATAATCTTTACTCCAACACTTATAATCCTGGTTGGAGAGATCATCTTAATTTCTCATATAGGAACAATAATGCTCAAAATCTTCCTATGCCTAATCAGCAAAAACAGTATCAACAATCTTATCAGAGTTCTCAACAACAACAATATAGGCCTTTTCAGGGACCTATGAATCCTCCTGGATTTCAGAAGCCTCCTCAAAATTATGCTCCTCAAGCTAGTCAAGATGCACAACTTGATCAGACAAATGAGATGCTGAAATTATTGATGCAAGAGATTAAAGATATGAAA CCTGGCTCTTTACCATCACAACCAACAAATCCAAAAGTGAATGTGAATGTTATTGCTCTTAGAAGTGGTCTTACCTATGATGGTCCTCCAATGCCCACTGTTGATGTGACTGATGAGAAAGAGAAGGAAACCAACAAAGATGACAAGGTGGATGATGTTGATCAGAAAAACAAGGGTGGAACTGAAGGAAGTAAGAAATCTGAGAATGAGAAGATTGTAAATGTTCCTCCACTATTTGTGCGTAAGTTTCCGTTCCCTAGAAGGATGAACAAAACAAAGGTGGATCAACAGTTTGGTAAGTTCATGATACTTGTTAAGAGTATTGAGGTAACAGTTCCTTTCACTGATTTAATTTTTCAAGTTCCATCATATGCAAAGTTTTTAAAGGATATTGTGATAAAGAAACGATATTTTGGTGAGCTGGAGACAGTAGCTTTTACTGAAGAGTGTAGTGATGTTTTACAAAATAAGTCTCCACCTAAACTTAAAGATCCTGAATGTTTTTAA